In Gemmatimonadota bacterium, the genomic window CATCCGGAGACCGCCCGTCGCGATCAGCGTGACCCGACCGCTCGCGCCGCGCCTGTCGAGGATGTGTCGAGCGCGCGCAACCGCCGGGATGCTCGGCACGGATATGTGGTCGCGGAACAGCAGGGGCGCCGCACCGGTCCCTCCGCCCCGACCATCCAGAATGATGTAGTCCGCGCCAGCGTCGAGCGCGAAGTCGATGTCCTGTTCGATGTGGTTCGCGCTCAGCTTGTAGCCGATGGGGATGCCGCCGGTGATCTCGCGGACATGGTCGCCGAAACGCTTGAAGTCGTCGACCGAGTGGAGGTCGGTAAAGGTCGCGGGAGAGATCGCCGGTGTACCGGGTTCGAGTCCTCGAACCTCGGAGATCTTGCCGACGTTCTTGGCGGCGGGCAGGTGACCACCGGTCCCGGTCTTGGCCCCCTGACCGCCCTTGAAGTGGAAAGCCTGCACGCGTTCGAGCAGAGCTTCGTCGTAGCCGAACTTGGCCGACGCGAGCTCGTAGAAGTAGCGCGAGTTCGACTGTTGTTCCTCGGGCAGCATGCCGCCCTCTCCCGAACAGATGCCAGTGCCGGCCAGCTCGGCGCCTCGGCTCAGCGCGATCTTCGCTTCTTCGGACAACGCCCCGAAACTCATGTCCGAGACGAACAGCGGGATGTCGAGCTTCAGCGGCTTGTCGGCCTCGGGGCCGATGACGAGCTCGGTGGCGACCTCGACGTGGTCGAGGAGGGGCTTGCTCGCCAGTTGAGCGACGATGATCTGGATCTGATCCCAGTGGGGCAGGTCCTTCCGCGGCACGCCCATCGCTCCCATGGGACCGTGGTGACCCATCTTCGACAGTCCGTCGCGGGCGAGCTCGTGAATCAACTCCACGGTCGGCTCTTCAGCCGTCGCCTTGGGTTCGGGGGCCGCGTCGGCCGCGGCGCGCTCGAGTGAGAGCTCCTGTCCAACCTGGTCCGCGGTTACTCGAGCGTGCGTGCCATCACAATAGGGAGCGTTGCCCGTCTGCTTGCATCGGCAGAGGTTGAAAGTGCCATCGGCCTCGGCCGTGAACTGGAGCGGTGTAGTATCGGTAGTGACGTGCGAGCCGTCACAGAACGGCTGTCCCTTCGACCGACCACACCGGCAGAAGTGGTATTCCTTTCCACTCTCGAGCTCGACACTC contains:
- a CDS encoding CDGSH iron-sulfur domain-containing protein → MSMPIVAANSPKSVELESGKEYHFCRCGRSKGQPFCDGSHVTTDTTPLQFTAEADGTFNLCRCKQTGNAPYCDGTHARVTADQVGQELSLERAAADAAPEPKATAEEPTVELIHELARDGLSKMGHHGPMGAMGVPRKDLPHWDQIQIIVAQLASKPLLDHVEVATELVIGPEADKPLKLDIPLFVSDMSFGALSEEAKIALSRGAELAGTGICSGEGGMLPEEQQSNSRYFYELASAKFGYDEALLERVQAFHFKGGQGAKTGTGGHLPAAKNVGKISEVRGLEPGTPAISPATFTDLHSVDDFKRFGDHVREITGGIPIGYKLSANHIEQDIDFALDAGADYIILDGRGGGTGAAPLLFRDHISVPSIPAVARARHILDRRGASGRVTLIATGGLRMPPDFVKAMALGADGIALANSAIQAIGCVAARICNTNLCPSGVATQNPELRKRLDIDVGAERLARFFESAVELMKVLARACGHDSLAGFNRNDIATWHYDLARMTGIEFSGYRSDRE